GTCCCAGCATCAATAACAATACATGGCGCACCGTATAACACCTTACCCGCAACAGCACCCATCAAACGGTCAATCCCGAGTTTATCCGAGTTTTTGTATCTCACCGGTAAAACAGTTGTTACAGAGTTCACATTAAGAATACGCAACTTAATATCTGTTGTACGTGAACACACGTTTTTAATTATTTTAGTCAATCCCGGAACTACGCTTGAAACAAAGACTGTCGCTGGTTTTGGTTTCATTTCACCCAATATTTTCTGTAAACGCGCAATACCTTTATTCGTCCGGAGTTCTTGGTTAAGTATCACATATTTATTAACAACTTTCTTTCCACGAAATTCAGCAAACGCGGTTTTTGTATTACCTACATCAATTGCAACAACTTTACTTAAGCTATTCATTTATCGGTAATATCCCTTCGCCCGGGTGTTATCCCCACAACTACGGGAAACTTTTCTATAACCAACTCGCGTACAGCTTCAGTCCCCAGTTCCGGATACGCAACAACACGGCATTTCTTTATGCACCTGGAATACAACGCCCCGCAACCACCAACCGCGATAAAATACACCGCACCATATTTTTTAAACGCGCTTTTTGTTTTATCAGAACGCCGTCCTTTCCCGATAACCGCGGCTATCCCGCGGGATAACAATAACGGAGTATACTCATCCATTCTCCCGCTGGTAGTCGGCCCGCAGGAACCTATAAGTTTACCTTTTAGCGCAGGGGTGGGGCCGCAGTAATATAACACCGCGCCTTTAAGTTTCAAAGGTATACGGCCACCATTCTTTAATGTATCAACCAACTTCTTGTGTGCAGCATCCCTGGCGGTATACACTGTACCGTAAAGTTCAACAACCTCTCCGGCTTTTAATCCCCGGATAACGTCTTTATTTAGCGGCAACCCAACTTTCCGCGGAGTGATCATAACACCACCTCGCCCGTACGATGGAGGTAACAGTTAATACTCACCGCCACGGGTAAGGACGCGATATGACACGGCTTTTGTTCAATAAATACCGCTAATGCCGTAACTTTCCCACCGAACCCGTGTACACCGATACCTGATTTATTAATCTCCCGGATAATATTTTTTTCCATTATTGCATAAACACTTTTACTGTTCTTGCTTCCTACTTTACGCAACAACGCTTTTTTCGACAGTACCGCCGCGGTATCCAAACACCCTCCAAGCCCAACACCCACCACTACCGGCGGGCATGCACTACTCCCAGCGAAACGCACAGCGTCAACTACATACTTCCCGACTTTTTCTTTTATATTACCTCCGGGGGTTAACATACACGCAACACTTTTATTCTCACTCCCCGCGCCTTTAACCAGTAAAGCTATTTTTACTTTATTCCCGGGAACGATCTCAATATGTACTGCGCCCCAATCCTTAACTTTTTCGAGAGGATTCCGTACCACAGGATCATTAATCACTGATTCTCGGAGCGAATACTTTTTTACAGCACGCGCAAGGCCGGTATTTACCGCAGCCTGAATACTACCGCCGGTAAGGCGTACCCCCTGCCCTAAATCAATGAACACTACAGGAAATCCGGTATCCTGGCATAACGGCACGCCATCTTTTTTTGCGATACTAATATTTTCAAGCATCAAAGAATAAATATACTTCTGCAGTTTACCTTTTTCAGTTAAAGCAGCACGCTTGAGTAATTCATAAATTTTTTTGCCGATACCACGGTTACACTCGCCATACAACCGCTCAACCGCAGCTGCTACTTTTCCTGTATTTATTGTCCGCATATACATAACCTCATCCTTAGTGCTTAAACCCTGTTTTTTTTGTTAATAATTATTACTGTCTCAAACCTGTAAGTATCTGCCCCCAACGGGATTCGAACCCGTGTTACCAGATTGAGAGCCTGGTGACCTAGGCCACTAGTCGATGGGGGCATATTATTTTTGTCAAAGTACAATATGATTATACAACTTTTTCAACTGTACGGCCTTCCTTTTTAGATGCAGGGCTCTTAGATTCTGATAGCTTCAGCATAAACTTAAATTCCGCACCGTGCTCCGGTTCGGATTCCACCCAAATTTTTCCGCCATGCAGTTCAACGATAGACTTAGCAATAGCTAAACCTAATCCTGTACCTCCGATTTGACGGCTGTACGAACTATCCACCTGATAAAACTTATCAAACACTTTATCCTTTTCTTCAACTGGAATACCTATACCTGTATCCTTTATTATCACACACACATAACTTCCCCGAGGTTCAGTCTTAACAGTAATCAACCCTCCCCGCGGTGTAAATTTTATGGCATTATTAATCAAATTATCCACTACCTGCCCAAGCCGCAGGCGGTCGCCAAAAACAAATATACCTTTCATTACTTCGGATTTTAACACAAGTTCCTTATCTTTAACCTGTGTAGAAAAGTTTTCAACCGCGCTATCAACCACTTCATACAAATCAATACTGCTTAACACCATTTTTAACTGCCCGGTTTCTATCCGTGAAATATCCAAGAGGTCATTTATTAACAAGCTCAAGCGTTCAATAGAATTTTCTACAATCATCAAAAACTTACGTTGCTGGTCATTAATCTCCCCGGCCTCCTCTTCCAACAACACACCGACAAAACCTTTTAACGCGGTCAACGGGGTACGCAGTTCATGGCTTACGATAGAGATAAACTCGTTCTTTACCTTATTCAACCGTTCCAGATCTTTATTCATATCCTGCAATCGCCCGTACAACCTCGCGTTTTCTATGATCACCGCCGCCTGATCCGCCAAGTGCTTTCCCAGTTTTACCATATCACGCCCGAACCGTCCTGTTTTACCGGACGTTATCTGCAAAACACCTATATTATGAGCTTCCACTGCCAACGGAAAAATCATTAACGCATTAACGTTTTCATTCAGCTGATACCCGTGACTTTTCGAAGATACCTGCGCATTATTTTCAACCACCGCTTTCCCTGTCCTGAAAACCTCAGCAGAAAAACTCCTGGCATCCGTACCTTCTTTTATATTTGCCCCACTCCCCTGGAGTTCAAGCTCACCGGTTTTATTGTTTAACAACAATATTGCGCAGTTATCCCCTTCAAACGAACGTGAGATTATCCCCAATATCTTCCCTAAAGTTTCCGACAGCACAGGGTCAGACTCAATAGACGCGGAAAGTTCATGCATGACATTGAGGTCATGGAGCCTCTGTTGCAGCTCCGCATACAATCTTACATTCTGTATCATCTCCGCCATCCAGGATATAAGGATTGACAGCAACCTCATGTCTTCCTGATTAAACTTATCCATCAATTTGTTTGCAACAACCAACAACCCTAACGGCTGATTATTCACCGATAAAGCTGAAAGAATAACGGATTCTATTTTTATAATATTTTCATACTCAGAAAACTGAATATTATCCTTTACCGGATCATTACTCATAAATGACTGGCCGGAAGAAAATATCGCAGAAGATACCGTTGACGCCTGGGTTTTTAGATTCACCATAACGCGGCTTACCTGATCATCAGTCAGGTTAAACCCCGACTTTTGAAGTTCCAACTTTTCTTTTTCCTGATCCAAAAGTAAAATCCCTACAGTTTCCACATTCAGCAATTCTTTAATCTTTTTTACAATAGTATCCATCATTGTCGGCAGGTCTAGTATAGCCGATGTATTAATTGCAAGGTCGTATAGAGTGTGTAACTGCCGTACGCGCTGAACAAGCCGATAATTTGTTTGGGATAACTCTTTAGTTGTGACTGAAACTTCGGTCTGTAATTTATTATTAGCCTCCTGCGCCTGTTCATACAACTTAGCACTGCGCAGCGCTTCATTTAAATACTCAACCAAAACCGTCATTTCGTTCACCATTTCTTTTGTGAAACCCTCTTTTTTACGGGAATATATAGCCACCAGGCCAAACGATTGACCCATAACTATTATCGGTAAATATACATATGAACCAATACCTTCTTTTATTAGTACATCATAGAGTACTTCATTCTTGTCTTCTGCAACGTTATCCACCTTTTCAACCGCCATTTTGTCAAGCGCAGCGCCTATGCGCCCTTCATCAACCCCAACCTTGTAGTTATCAACAAAATCAGGTGATAAATTTACGGATTTCCTTACCCTCACCCGCCCATCAACCGAAGCAGTAAACACAGCACAGGAAACATTGTCATAGCGCTGACATATAAGTTCCACCATTCTTGAAAATATCTCTTCAATATCAAGTTTTGAAGTCAGTACCCTCATCCCCCGCATAAGTGTCTCAATCGTATTCCTTGTTTCAGTGGAATAATCAAGTATTCCATTCACGTTCTGCATTAAATATCCGATTTCATCGCCCGAATATTTCTTTATTCTACGCTGACCATCTCCTTTGAGGTACGCATCGATATCTTCTGCCGCCTGGATAACAGTATCCGATATACTGAATTTAAGAACAATAAACATTAT
This genomic window from Elusimicrobiota bacterium contains:
- a CDS encoding FumA C-terminus/TtdB family hydratase beta subunit, producing MITPRKVGLPLNKDVIRGLKAGEVVELYGTVYTARDAAHKKLVDTLKNGGRIPLKLKGAVLYYCGPTPALKGKLIGSCGPTTSGRMDEYTPLLLSRGIAAVIGKGRRSDKTKSAFKKYGAVYFIAVGGCGALYSRCIKKCRVVAYPELGTEAVRELVIEKFPVVVGITPGRRDITDK
- a CDS encoding type III pantothenate kinase: MNSLSKVVAIDVGNTKTAFAEFRGKKVVNKYVILNQELRTNKGIARLQKILGEMKPKPATVFVSSVVPGLTKIIKNVCSRTTDIKLRILNVNSVTTVLPVRYKNSDKLGIDRLMGAVAGKVLYGAPCIVIDAGTALTFNIVDSTGRFIGGYILPGMQTAAGALPKSTAQLPTVELKKFGVGHKIRIGSSTKECIGFGIIYGYRALVDGLVQKLRKRYGKNIKVVLTGTAGKLFRFVGNSVYDPILVLKGIGFVGIKIECQNVIR
- a CDS encoding ATP-binding protein → MKHRQVLFWKLLVLTIIPLILVDGIVITVFSNFFYRRFEAEINARLIDKGNSVVVQVLPLLKKINSASNNAGSVKEREILVDILTQLAPPDTVCELKVFDINNRLVADKINHQQHAAREFSFTFPVNDSGTVVGNVLMRLKLEKFYHDLFVIQMQLMLFLSAIALIILAVIMFIVLKFSISDTVIQAAEDIDAYLKGDGQRRIKKYSGDEIGYLMQNVNGILDYSTETRNTIETLMRGMRVLTSKLDIEEIFSRMVELICQRYDNVSCAVFTASVDGRVRVRKSVNLSPDFVDNYKVGVDEGRIGAALDKMAVEKVDNVAEDKNEVLYDVLIKEGIGSYVYLPIIVMGQSFGLVAIYSRKKEGFTKEMVNEMTVLVEYLNEALRSAKLYEQAQEANNKLQTEVSVTTKELSQTNYRLVQRVRQLHTLYDLAINTSAILDLPTMMDTIVKKIKELLNVETVGILLLDQEKEKLELQKSGFNLTDDQVSRVMVNLKTQASTVSSAIFSSGQSFMSNDPVKDNIQFSEYENIIKIESVILSALSVNNQPLGLLVVANKLMDKFNQEDMRLLSILISWMAEMIQNVRLYAELQQRLHDLNVMHELSASIESDPVLSETLGKILGIISRSFEGDNCAILLLNNKTGELELQGSGANIKEGTDARSFSAEVFRTGKAVVENNAQVSSKSHGYQLNENVNALMIFPLAVEAHNIGVLQITSGKTGRFGRDMVKLGKHLADQAAVIIENARLYGRLQDMNKDLERLNKVKNEFISIVSHELRTPLTALKGFVGVLLEEEAGEINDQQRKFLMIVENSIERLSLLINDLLDISRIETGQLKMVLSSIDLYEVVDSAVENFSTQVKDKELVLKSEVMKGIFVFGDRLRLGQVVDNLINNAIKFTPRGGLITVKTEPRGSYVCVIIKDTGIGIPVEEKDKVFDKFYQVDSSYSRQIGGTGLGLAIAKSIVELHGGKIWVESEPEHGAEFKFMLKLSESKSPASKKEGRTVEKVV
- a CDS encoding fumarate hydratase produces the protein MRTINTGKVAAAVERLYGECNRGIGKKIYELLKRAALTEKGKLQKYIYSLMLENISIAKKDGVPLCQDTGFPVVFIDLGQGVRLTGGSIQAAVNTGLARAVKKYSLRESVINDPVVRNPLEKVKDWGAVHIEIVPGNKVKIALLVKGAGSENKSVACMLTPGGNIKEKVGKYVVDAVRFAGSSACPPVVVGVGLGGCLDTAAVLSKKALLRKVGSKNSKSVYAIMEKNIIREINKSGIGVHGFGGKVTALAVFIEQKPCHIASLPVAVSINCYLHRTGEVVL